The genomic window CAGTTGGCCATCATTTTACCGTATTGTGATGTTTTTGATTTGCAGTAATAGCTGATAGTTTCACTTATAACCATTACTGCTATCGATGACGAAAGTCTTCCACAACGCCTATTGGATGGCTCTTGTGTCCTGCACGATGGCGCCAATATATTGATTTAAAATTAAAAATTTTAATTAATTATAATGTTATTGAAATGTTAATTTTATTAGCTATTATTAATGCTTCTTATATATCTTTAGAGAATAAATTATGAAATTATTACTTAAAACAGCTATTGTTATATCGTTTTTTGGGTTTAGCTCATTTTCCTATTGCTGATACCAATAGACCCTGGCAATGTGATGTACATACTTTACAAGGAAAAAGTGCTGAAGAAATGAAAGCTGACGCACAATGGTACAAAGAAAACTGTCTGCCACCATCAAACGACTCTACATCCCAAACTTCAAATGAAATAAATACATTCAATACGTATGGATAAATTTACTTTTTCAAATTCGTTTATCGATCTATAAATTTCTTTTATCCTTTATCGAAACGCAAAAACTGCGGCTCTAAGGTTTCGAGCTGACGTCTGAGACGGCGATTATTTCACTCAGCGTCAGCCGCCAATTAGGTGGTCTGACATCACCCACATTAATGTCTATTAATATCGATTAAGTCCAATTAGTGTGAACACTTATATAAAAAATTAAAAAAATCTATTTTTTGTTATTTTGTTGCATTTACACAAATGTTATTGAATTGTTAATAATAAGTATAAATACTAATAATGATTATTATTTACTTCCGAAGGAACAATTATGAAATCATTATTCAAAGTATTGACTATTACGTCGCTTTTAGGATTTAGCTCACTTTCTATCGCGCAATTTAAATGCAATTCAGCGAATCTTTTAATTGCAAGGACTGCTGAAGAGGAAAATGCTAGAAATCAATGGGAAAAAGAACACTGCGAATGGCAAGATATTTGTAGAAATATATCCTACGCAGAAAAAGAATTTAAGGTATGTAGTCCAACCCTTGTAAAAAAAACCAATATAGATAAAAATGATAGCATGCATTTTTCAGATTAATTTTTTTGCTTATAAATCTCGCCCGGTCTTTCCCTTAACCAAAATACTAAGTTTCTAAGGTTTCAAGCTGACGTCTGAGACGGAGATAATTTCGCTCAGCGTCAGGCGCCTATCGAGTAGTTTTACATCATCCACGCTGTTGGTAGCGGTAATATTGTCGGACTTTGCACATGCTGCTTTTACATTCAACTACTTAGTACCATTATGCAAGTTGTTAGCAAGCTTAGTAATTTCAGCTTTCGCATGAGTCAGTTCCTGTGTCCTTATAGTATCCAGTTAATGCAGTAATTTCAGTTCTTTTAAATAACTAATCTTAAGTTCTGTCACTTATCGAATTCATCCCTCAACTGATTATATTGATATTTCAGTTGAGCGTAATGATTATATAAAAACGTGAGTAATACTGAGGCTAGTATGGCGATTTATGCTATTGCTAATAACGTTTTATATCAGAAATTTGGCAGAAAATATTATTAATTCAGTTGTGACAAATGATCCAAAAACTTCAGAAAATATACAAATGTCTGACTTTTTTCTTGGTGCAATTATGAGTTCATATCAAAAGAAAATATTTTCTAATACTAAAGAAGAACTAATAAAAAAAAATAGCGCATAACCCTGGCCTGGATGGAATAGCCTATATCATGATACTGGCCGACAGAAAGGAAATTTAATATATAACTTTTCCATGATAAAACACTTGGGCCAAGAGACATCGAAACAAAAATGTAAAATTATCTGTTCCATTTAACCGCTTTTTTATTACACATAGGGCCATTAATACTTACCTTACATACCTAGATGGATAACAAAGGAAACTCAGTGTTAGTGACCTTATGTGTGGTTAAAATAAAAAAGGATCTAACGATTGTCAGTATTTATTTAGGCCAGATTTAAAAAACCGATTGTCCTTTTCTTGTTACCCTTAAATACCATGAACTAAAGCCTTAATAGTTGTTTAACATAAAACACTATTTTTCCTATGTATTATTTTTTCCTATGTCTTAGTAAGAACAGCCAATATTTAATTAAACAAAAAATAATTTGATTAACATATGAAAATTGTGTGAGGTGAGATATGTCTATTAACTACATAAAACGTAATGAAATGTTACAAACTAACGGGCAAAAGCAAAACGACACTCTGGCGCATGTATGCAATCAGAAATGAATTTCCAAGGCCAGAAAAAACAAAAAATGGAACATTTCTCGGTTGGCCAGAAAATATAGACGATGAATGAGTTAGAAGTGAAAAACAAAGCCAGTAACTTGACCCATTACTTGACCTGCGTTAATCATCAATCTATTTATTTTTGATGTAACCCATTGAAATAACTGGCACGCCCTACAGGATTCGAACCTGTGACCTACGGCTTAGAAGGCCGTTGCTCTATCCAGCTGAGCTAAGGGCGCATAGAAAAAGGCTGATTCAATAATAAAATAATGTCGTTGGATTATACGGTTGCTGAGCACTGAGTCAACGTCTTTTCAGTGACAAATGATCTATCTGCTCATTTTCTGGCTACTAATAAAACTGACAGCATCGCTTTCTTCTGACAAAATAGCAATATCGCAATGTTTTTATGGATTAACTAAATAAATGTCAGCAAAAATTATTGATGGAAAAATGATTTCCGAAACAATCAGACAGGAAGTAGCCGAAAAAGTTAAATTGAGACTTTCACTAGGCAAGCGAGCTCCCGGACTTGCAGTCATTTTGGTCGGTAATGATGCGGCTTCACAGATCTACGTCAACAGTAAACGTCGCACTTGTGAAGCGGTTGGCTTTATTTCTCGCTCATACGATTTAGCGGAAAAAACCACCGAGTCTGAACTTTTACAATTAATTGATCAACTTAATAACGATAAGGCAATTGATGGGATCCTGGTTCAATTACCGCTACCTAAGACTATTGACTATATCAAGATATTAGAGCATATCCATCCTGATAAAGATGTTGACGGTTTTCATCCTTATAACATAGGTCGCCTTTGTCAACGTGCCCCAAGATTACGACCTTGCACACCTCGCGGTATTATTACCTTACTTGAACGCTACCAAATTAATCTTCTTGGTTTAAATGCGGTTATTGTTGGTGCTTCAAATATCGTAGGCCGTCCTATGAGTCTGGAATTGCTACTTGCCGGTTGTACAACTACCGTTGCCCACCGTTTTACCACTAATTTACGTCATCATGTAGAGCAAGCTGATTTGCTAGTCGTGGCTATTGGTAAAGCAAATTTTATTCCCGGTGAATGGATAAAACCTGGTGCGATTGTTATGGATGTGGGCATTAATCGGCTAGAAAATGGAAAAGTCACCGGCGATGTCTGTTATCAAGAAGCACAACAACGCGCTAGTTGGATCACCCCTGTACCTGGTGGTGTTGGCCCAATGACGGTGGCTACACTAATGCAAAATACCTTACAAGCTTGTGAGGAATATCATGATATTCAGAATACTTACCCATAGGCGATAAAATGGAAATTTTTCATCTTGATGGCCAACCCTATATTAAATTATGTGATTTATTAAAATTGCAAGGTTGGGTCGAAAGTGGAGCCGCAGCCAAAGCGCTTATTGCCCAAGGTGAGGTAAAAGTTGATGGTGAAGTTGAAACCCGCAAACGCTGTAAAATTAGCCAAAATAATATTGTCACTTTAGCTAATAACTGCGTCATAGTTAAAGAGTAATCATTAGTTATAAAAAAATTAACAATGCCCCTTATAACGGGGCTAAATTTTTGCTTAAACTTCATTCGTTTTTAAATAATGTCTTGCTGCTTTTAAAGCTAATGAATAAATATTTTATAATATTATTCTTATCAGATAACAATGGAAATATTTTCTTCTGTTTCTGGGGCAGAAATTATTCTGGCTAAACTTTCTAATGTTTTAAAGGTACAAGAACATCTTATGTTTTGACATTGATAATAAGATTCCTTTGTTTTATTAGTTAAGTAACGGCTCGTTCTAATATGAGCGTTATTTTTACAAACTGGGCAACGCATCATATACACCTCCTAAAACTTAAGATTGTATAATTCATTTAGAGGTAAAATGATCTGTT from Arsenophonus sp. aPb includes these protein-coding regions:
- the folD gene encoding bifunctional methylenetetrahydrofolate dehydrogenase/methenyltetrahydrofolate cyclohydrolase FolD, yielding MSAKIIDGKMISETIRQEVAEKVKLRLSLGKRAPGLAVILVGNDAASQIYVNSKRRTCEAVGFISRSYDLAEKTTESELLQLIDQLNNDKAIDGILVQLPLPKTIDYIKILEHIHPDKDVDGFHPYNIGRLCQRAPRLRPCTPRGIITLLERYQINLLGLNAVIVGASNIVGRPMSLELLLAGCTTTVAHRFTTNLRHHVEQADLLVVAIGKANFIPGEWIKPGAIVMDVGINRLENGKVTGDVCYQEAQQRASWITPVPGGVGPMTVATLMQNTLQACEEYHDIQNTYP
- the ybcJ gene encoding ribosome-associated protein YbcJ, producing MEIFHLDGQPYIKLCDLLKLQGWVESGAAAKALIAQGEVKVDGEVETRKRCKISQNNIVTLANNCVIVKE
- a CDS encoding ogr/Delta-like zinc finger family protein, translated to MMRCPVCKNNAHIRTSRYLTNKTKESYYQCQNIRCSCTFKTLESLARIISAPETEENISIVI